Below is a genomic region from Triticum aestivum cultivar Chinese Spring unplaced genomic scaffold, IWGSC CS RefSeq v2.1 scaffold13938, whole genome shotgun sequence.
CCTGCAGTGGTCAGGGCCGATGTTTGGGCCCGTGCAAACATTCCATCGGTAAAACAAGAAGATGTTGATGTGGTTGTGCACAGCGTGGAGCCGATAGATCACGTGCATCTAGATGGTCTGCTCGGAAACTTGCAGAGGTTGATGCGGAATGGAAGTGCAGGAAAAATGCTTGATTTATTTTTTGTTTACTGATTTCGTACATGCAGAAGCAACTTGTAAATGAGCTTATTTTTGTGTGCAGTTTTGCAGTTGAGATGGAGGTAGCATCCCGTGCACTTGCTTTGAATGTCAGTGTGGGTTTTGTTCACCAGGTTATTGACATCTCTGACGATGAAAGCAACGATGAAGTTGGATATGGAAGAATGGTCTGATGATCCTGAGCAGGCAAAGCTGGTTGAGACGACAAAAAGATGAGGGAGCAAGAGCAGAAAGATGCAAATGTCACGA
It encodes:
- the LOC123177385 gene encoding uncharacterized protein — protein: MYVHASRGASGDDGADMPAVVRADVWARANIPSVKQEDVDVVVHSVEPIDHVHLDGLLGNLQSFAVEMEVASRALALNVSVGFVHQVIDISDDESNDEVGYGRMV